Proteins from one Hemiscyllium ocellatum isolate sHemOce1 chromosome 8, sHemOce1.pat.X.cur, whole genome shotgun sequence genomic window:
- the bmp4 gene encoding bone morphogenetic protein 4 isoform X1 yields the protein MDCFHLPCFLDTMIPGNRMLMVILLCQVLLGGNASLIPEEGRKKFTEQSQAGGRRSLQNHELLREFEATLLNMFGLQRRPQPSKSAVVPQYMLDLYRLQSGDEVTHDISFEYPERSTSRANTVRSFHHEEHLELMPGQREVSQLRFVFNISVVPENEVLASAELRLYRERIDSVWDRADGLHRINVYEIMRAPSETGELITRLLDTRLVHQNRTRWESFDVSPAVLRWTMQKQPNHGLAVEVTHLNGSKSQHVRMRRSLQQRHGEWSQLRPLLVTFSHDGKGHALTRRVKRSSKGQRRKKNKSHCRRHSLYVDFSDVGWNDWIVAPPGYQAFYCHGDCPFPLADHLNSTNHAIVQTLVNSVNANIPKACCVPTELSPISMLYLDEYDKVVLKNYQEMVVEGCGCR from the exons ATGGACTGTTTTCATCTGCCTTGTTTTCT AGACACCATGATTCCTGGTAACCGAATGCTGATGGTAATTTTATTATGCCAGGTCTTACTGGGAGGTAATGCTAGTCTGATACCAGAGGAAGGGAGGAAAAAGTTTACTGAGCAAAGCCAGGCGGGTGGACGTCGCTCTCTGCAAAACCATGAACTGCTACGGGAATTTGAGGCCACTTTACTCAACATGTTCGGACTGCAACGGCGCCCACAGCCCAGTAAGTCCGCTGTCGTCCCCCAGTACATGCTGGATCTGTACAGGCTGCAGTCCGGGGACGAGGTCACTCACGACATTAGTTTCGAATATCCTGAGAGATCCACAAGCCGGGCCAACACCGTGAGGAGCTTTCACCATGAAG AACACTTGGAGCTGATGCCCGGGCAGAGGGAAGTCTCGCAGCTTCGCTTCGTGTTTAATATCAGCGTGGTGCCTGAGAACGAGGTGCTGGCTTCTGCAGAGCTGCGGCTGTACCGGGAGCGAATCGACAGCGTGTGGGACCGGGCCGACGGACTCCACCGGATCAACGTCTACGAGATCATGAGAGCCCCCAGCGAGACGGGCGAGCTGATCACCAGGCTCTTAGACACCAGGCTGGTCCACCAGAACCGGACACGGTGGGAGAGCTTCGATGTCAGCCCGGCGGTACTCAGATGGACCATGCAAAAGCAGCCCAACCACGGGCTGGCAGTGGAGGTCACCCACCTGAACGGGTCAAAAAGTCAGCACGTCCGAATGCGCCGGTCGCTGCAGCAGAGGCACGGCGAGTGGTCGCAGCTCAGGCCCTTGCTTGTCACGTTCAGCCACGATGGCAAGGGCCACGCTCTCACCCGGAGGGTGAAACGCAGCAGCAAGGGCCAGAGGCGCAAGAAAAACAAATCGCACTGCAGGAGGCACTCtctctatgtggatttcagcgaTGTGGGCTGGAACGACTGGATAGTGGCACCCCCTGGTTACCAAGCTTTTTACTGTCACGGGGACTGCCCGTTCCCACTGGCGGACCATCTAAACTCGACCAACCACGCCATCGTGCAGACCCTGGTCAATTCTGTTAATGCCAACATCCCTAAAGCTTGCTGTGTCCCGACGGAACTCAGTCCCATCTCAATGCTCTACTTGGACGAATATGATAAAGTTGTTCTGAAAAACTATCAGGAAATGGTTGTAGAGGGATGTGGGTGCCGCTGA
- the bmp4 gene encoding bone morphogenetic protein 4 isoform X2 has protein sequence MIPGNRMLMVILLCQVLLGGNASLIPEEGRKKFTEQSQAGGRRSLQNHELLREFEATLLNMFGLQRRPQPSKSAVVPQYMLDLYRLQSGDEVTHDISFEYPERSTSRANTVRSFHHEEHLELMPGQREVSQLRFVFNISVVPENEVLASAELRLYRERIDSVWDRADGLHRINVYEIMRAPSETGELITRLLDTRLVHQNRTRWESFDVSPAVLRWTMQKQPNHGLAVEVTHLNGSKSQHVRMRRSLQQRHGEWSQLRPLLVTFSHDGKGHALTRRVKRSSKGQRRKKNKSHCRRHSLYVDFSDVGWNDWIVAPPGYQAFYCHGDCPFPLADHLNSTNHAIVQTLVNSVNANIPKACCVPTELSPISMLYLDEYDKVVLKNYQEMVVEGCGCR, from the exons ATGATTCCTGGTAACCGAATGCTGATGGTAATTTTATTATGCCAGGTCTTACTGGGAGGTAATGCTAGTCTGATACCAGAGGAAGGGAGGAAAAAGTTTACTGAGCAAAGCCAGGCGGGTGGACGTCGCTCTCTGCAAAACCATGAACTGCTACGGGAATTTGAGGCCACTTTACTCAACATGTTCGGACTGCAACGGCGCCCACAGCCCAGTAAGTCCGCTGTCGTCCCCCAGTACATGCTGGATCTGTACAGGCTGCAGTCCGGGGACGAGGTCACTCACGACATTAGTTTCGAATATCCTGAGAGATCCACAAGCCGGGCCAACACCGTGAGGAGCTTTCACCATGAAG AACACTTGGAGCTGATGCCCGGGCAGAGGGAAGTCTCGCAGCTTCGCTTCGTGTTTAATATCAGCGTGGTGCCTGAGAACGAGGTGCTGGCTTCTGCAGAGCTGCGGCTGTACCGGGAGCGAATCGACAGCGTGTGGGACCGGGCCGACGGACTCCACCGGATCAACGTCTACGAGATCATGAGAGCCCCCAGCGAGACGGGCGAGCTGATCACCAGGCTCTTAGACACCAGGCTGGTCCACCAGAACCGGACACGGTGGGAGAGCTTCGATGTCAGCCCGGCGGTACTCAGATGGACCATGCAAAAGCAGCCCAACCACGGGCTGGCAGTGGAGGTCACCCACCTGAACGGGTCAAAAAGTCAGCACGTCCGAATGCGCCGGTCGCTGCAGCAGAGGCACGGCGAGTGGTCGCAGCTCAGGCCCTTGCTTGTCACGTTCAGCCACGATGGCAAGGGCCACGCTCTCACCCGGAGGGTGAAACGCAGCAGCAAGGGCCAGAGGCGCAAGAAAAACAAATCGCACTGCAGGAGGCACTCtctctatgtggatttcagcgaTGTGGGCTGGAACGACTGGATAGTGGCACCCCCTGGTTACCAAGCTTTTTACTGTCACGGGGACTGCCCGTTCCCACTGGCGGACCATCTAAACTCGACCAACCACGCCATCGTGCAGACCCTGGTCAATTCTGTTAATGCCAACATCCCTAAAGCTTGCTGTGTCCCGACGGAACTCAGTCCCATCTCAATGCTCTACTTGGACGAATATGATAAAGTTGTTCTGAAAAACTATCAGGAAATGGTTGTAGAGGGATGTGGGTGCCGCTGA